The proteins below come from a single Mycolicibacterium sp. TY81 genomic window:
- the meaB gene encoding methylmalonyl Co-A mutase-associated GTPase MeaB, which produces MTTPVPELAARIRAGDRAALSRAITLVESTRADHRDAAQQLLLELTPEAGSALHVGITGVPGVGKSTTIEALGMHLIERGHRVAVLAVDPSSTRTGGSILGDKTRMAQLAVQPEAYIRPSPTSGTLGGVAKATRETIVLLEAAGYDVVLVETVGVGQSEVTVANMVDTFVFLTLARTGDQLQGIKKGVLELADVIVVNKADGEHAVEAKAAARELSGAIRLIYPRETLWRPPVLTMSALTGDGLAAMWDTVLKHRETLSAAGEFEARRRAQQVDWTWTMVRDTVLDRVLSNPAVKANRDEVERQVREGELTPALAAQRIIDLAN; this is translated from the coding sequence ATGACGACCCCGGTGCCCGAGCTCGCTGCCAGGATCCGGGCCGGCGATCGGGCGGCGCTGTCGCGTGCCATCACGCTGGTCGAGTCCACCCGGGCCGACCACCGTGATGCCGCGCAGCAGTTGCTGCTCGAACTGACCCCGGAGGCCGGCAGTGCGCTGCACGTCGGCATCACCGGCGTCCCCGGCGTCGGCAAGTCGACGACGATCGAAGCGCTCGGCATGCACCTCATCGAGCGGGGCCACCGCGTCGCGGTGCTGGCCGTCGACCCGTCATCGACCCGCACGGGCGGTTCGATCCTCGGCGACAAGACCCGGATGGCGCAGCTGGCCGTGCAGCCGGAGGCCTACATCCGGCCGTCGCCGACGTCGGGCACGCTCGGCGGGGTGGCCAAGGCCACCCGCGAGACCATCGTGCTGCTGGAGGCGGCCGGCTACGACGTGGTCCTGGTCGAGACCGTCGGCGTCGGCCAGTCGGAGGTGACGGTGGCCAACATGGTCGACACCTTCGTCTTCCTGACGCTGGCCCGCACCGGTGACCAGTTGCAGGGCATCAAGAAGGGCGTGTTGGAGCTCGCCGACGTCATCGTGGTCAACAAGGCCGACGGCGAGCACGCCGTCGAAGCCAAGGCCGCGGCACGGGAACTGTCCGGGGCGATCCGGTTGATCTATCCGCGCGAGACGTTGTGGCGGCCGCCGGTGCTGACCATGAGCGCACTGACCGGCGACGGTCTGGCGGCGATGTGGGACACCGTGCTCAAGCATCGTGAAACCTTGAGTGCGGCAGGCGAATTCGAGGCCCGGCGCCGGGCCCAGCAGGTCGACTGGACGTGGACCATGGTCCGTGACACGGTGCTGGACCGGGTGCTGTCGAATCCCGCCGTCAAGGCCAATCGCGACGAGGTGGAACGTCAGGTGCGCGAGGGTGAGCTGACGCCGGCGCTGGCGGCACAGCGCATCATCGACCTCGCGAATTGA
- the scpA gene encoding methylmalonyl-CoA mutase: protein MTASDVTTIGSFADVPLHGESPVAPSSSAVDTHVADAAQAHGYTAEQLTWSTPEGIDVKPVYIAEDRDAVAAAGYPLDSFPGTPPFIRGPYPTMYVNQPWTIRQYAGFSTAAESNAFYRRNLAAGQKGLSVAFDLATHRGYDSDHPRVQGDVGMAGVAIDSILDMRQLFDGIDLGSVSVSMTMNGAVLPILALYVVAAEEQGVPPEKLAGTIQNDILKEFMVRNTYIYPPKASMRIISDIFGYTSTKMPKFNSISISGYHIQEAGATADLELAYTLADGVEYIKAGLDAGLDIDKFAPRLSFFWGIGMNFFMEVAKLRAGRLLWSELVAEFSPKSEKSLSLRTHSQTSGWSLTAQDPFNNVARTCIEAMAATQGHTQSLHTNALDEALALPTDFSARIARNTQLLLQQESGTTRPIDPWGGSYYVEWLTHQLAEKARAHIKEVAEHGGMAQAIGEGIPKLRIEEAAARTQARIDSGAQTVIGVNKYQVDEDQEIEVLKVENSRVRAEQLAKLEQLRADRDEAATQAALAELTRAAGESGSAGEDGLGNNLMALAINAARAKATVGEISDALEKVYGRHQAEIRTIAGVYRDEVGKTGNVSTATELVEKFAEADGRRPRILVAKMGQDGHDRGQKVIATAFADIGFDVDVGSLFSTPDEVARQAADNDVHVVGVSSLAAGHLTLVPALRDALAEVGRPDIMVVVGGVIPPGDFDELYEAGAAAIFPPGTVIADAAIGLLGKLAERLGYKL, encoded by the coding sequence CGCCGAGGACCGTGACGCCGTCGCCGCGGCCGGCTACCCGCTGGACAGCTTCCCGGGCACCCCGCCGTTCATCCGCGGGCCGTACCCGACCATGTACGTGAACCAGCCGTGGACCATCCGTCAGTACGCCGGGTTCTCCACCGCCGCCGAGTCCAACGCGTTCTACCGCCGCAACCTGGCCGCCGGCCAGAAGGGCCTGTCGGTCGCGTTCGACCTCGCCACCCACCGTGGCTACGACTCGGACCACCCGCGCGTCCAGGGTGACGTCGGAATGGCCGGTGTGGCAATCGATTCCATCCTCGACATGCGCCAGCTGTTCGACGGCATCGACCTGGGCAGCGTCAGCGTCTCGATGACGATGAACGGTGCCGTGCTGCCGATCCTCGCGCTCTACGTCGTGGCCGCCGAGGAACAGGGTGTGCCGCCGGAGAAGCTGGCCGGGACCATCCAGAACGACATCCTCAAAGAGTTCATGGTCCGCAACACCTACATCTATCCGCCGAAGGCGTCGATGCGGATCATCTCGGACATCTTCGGCTACACCAGTACCAAGATGCCGAAGTTCAACTCGATCTCCATCTCTGGCTACCACATCCAAGAGGCCGGGGCCACAGCGGATTTGGAGCTGGCGTACACGCTGGCCGACGGTGTCGAGTACATCAAGGCCGGCCTCGACGCGGGCCTGGACATCGACAAGTTCGCGCCGCGGCTGTCCTTCTTCTGGGGCATCGGCATGAACTTCTTCATGGAGGTGGCCAAGCTGCGCGCCGGCCGTCTGCTGTGGAGCGAGCTGGTCGCCGAGTTCAGCCCCAAGAGCGAGAAGTCGCTGTCGCTGCGCACGCACTCGCAGACCTCGGGCTGGTCGCTGACGGCGCAGGACCCGTTCAACAACGTCGCGCGCACCTGTATCGAGGCCATGGCCGCCACGCAGGGCCACACGCAGTCGTTGCACACCAACGCCCTCGACGAGGCGCTGGCGCTGCCCACCGACTTCTCGGCCCGCATCGCGCGCAACACCCAGCTGCTGCTGCAGCAGGAGTCGGGCACCACGCGGCCCATCGACCCGTGGGGTGGCTCGTACTACGTCGAGTGGCTCACCCACCAGCTCGCCGAGAAGGCCCGTGCGCACATCAAGGAGGTCGCCGAGCACGGCGGCATGGCGCAGGCCATCGGCGAGGGCATCCCGAAGCTGCGCATCGAAGAGGCCGCCGCACGTACCCAGGCCCGCATCGACTCCGGCGCCCAGACGGTGATCGGCGTTAACAAGTACCAGGTGGACGAGGACCAGGAGATCGAGGTCCTCAAGGTCGAGAACAGCCGGGTGCGGGCCGAACAGCTGGCCAAGCTCGAGCAGCTGCGGGCCGACCGTGACGAGGCCGCGACGCAGGCGGCGCTGGCCGAATTGACCCGCGCCGCAGGCGAATCCGGTTCGGCAGGCGAGGACGGACTGGGCAACAACCTGATGGCGCTGGCCATCAACGCGGCCCGCGCCAAGGCCACCGTCGGCGAGATCTCCGACGCGCTGGAGAAGGTGTACGGCCGGCACCAGGCCGAGATCCGCACCATCGCCGGCGTCTACCGCGACGAGGTGGGGAAGACCGGAAACGTGAGCACCGCAACCGAATTGGTCGAGAAGTTCGCCGAGGCCGACGGCCGCCGCCCCCGCATCCTGGTGGCCAAGATGGGCCAGGACGGCCACGACCGCGGCCAGAAGGTCATCGCCACCGCGTTCGCCGACATCGGCTTCGACGTGGACGTCGGCTCGCTGTTCTCCACGCCCGACGAGGTGGCGCGGCAGGCGGCGGACAACGACGTGCACGTGGTCGGGGTGTCGTCGCTGGCGGCGGGTCACCTCACGCTGGTGCCCGCACTGCGCGACGCACTGGCCGAGGTGGGGCGTCCGGACATCATGGTCGTGGTCGGCGGCGTGATCCCGCCGGGCGACTTCGACGAGCTGTACGAGGCGGGCGCCGCGGCGATCTTCCCGCCCGGGACGGTGATCGCCGACGCCGCGATCGGCCTGTTGGGCAAGCTCGCCGAGCGGCTGGGTTACAAGCTCTGA
- a CDS encoding plasmid pRiA4b ORF-3 family protein — protein MSGGGVDLSMLQQLMADAGRDLFAGVFDEPTPEVGAVPERVRGFRVRVDLMYAKPPIWRRLVLPGDLVLDELHDVLQVAMGWQDGHLHKFGVGADRRTRAYFVTRFDLSEGDDGLVEDGVRLDQVVSGKGDRLFYDYDFGDGWEHVLVVEDVLDDPPSAPVCLAGKMACPPEDCGGLGGYEELAAWVRGGYDPRATPMGLGAQEMRDWLPRGWHPDRFSVTETNDALAASNMR, from the coding sequence GTGTCCGGGGGTGGTGTGGACCTGTCGATGCTGCAACAGCTGATGGCCGATGCTGGCCGGGATTTGTTCGCGGGAGTGTTCGATGAACCGACACCCGAGGTGGGAGCTGTGCCGGAGCGTGTGCGGGGTTTCCGGGTGCGGGTCGACCTGATGTACGCCAAGCCGCCGATCTGGCGTCGTCTGGTCCTGCCGGGTGACCTCGTGCTCGATGAGCTGCATGACGTGCTGCAGGTTGCGATGGGCTGGCAGGACGGTCATCTGCATAAGTTCGGTGTCGGGGCGGACCGGCGTACCCGTGCCTACTTCGTCACCAGATTTGATCTCAGCGAAGGCGACGACGGTCTCGTCGAGGACGGTGTGCGCCTGGATCAGGTGGTCTCCGGTAAGGGCGACCGGTTGTTCTATGACTACGACTTCGGCGACGGATGGGAGCACGTGCTGGTGGTCGAAGACGTTCTCGATGATCCACCTTCGGCTCCGGTGTGCCTGGCGGGCAAGATGGCCTGCCCGCCGGAGGATTGTGGTGGCTTGGGCGGCTATGAGGAATTGGCTGCGTGGGTTCGTGGCGGGTACGACCCGCGGGCAACACCGATGGGGCTGGGTGCGCAGGAGATGCGCGACTGGCTGCCCCGAGGCTGGCACCCCGATCGTTTCTCGGTGACCGAGACCAATGACGCTCTGGCCGCGTCGAATATGCGTTGA